One Candidatus Aegiribacteria sp. genomic window, TTCAACTGGTAAAAGTAAACGCCGCTGGAAAGATTGCTGCCATCAAAATTGACCGAACGAATGCCGGTTGTTTGACTTTCATTCACTGAAGTTTGAACCGTTCTGCCTGAAAGATC contains:
- a CDS encoding T9SS type A sorting domain-containing protein, whose protein sequence is DLSGRTVQTSVNESQTTGIRSVNFDGSNLSSGVYFYQLKAGNEFVETRTMILMR